A stretch of the Flavobacterium aquiphilum genome encodes the following:
- the cysS gene encoding cysteine--tRNA ligase → MPLYKTQSLKIYNSLSGEKETFTPINEGNVGMYVCGPTVYSNVHLGNVRTFMSFDVIFRYLLHLDYKVRYVRNITDVGHIVDDVDEGEDKIAKKARLEQLEPMEVVQRYTVDFHNILSAFNFLPPSIEPTATGHIIEQIEIIKTIIDKGIGYVANGSVYFDVVKFNETNNYGILSGRNIEDMLANTRDLDGQSDKRNPQDFALWKKAEPQHIMRWPSPWSDGFPGWHLECTAMSTKYLGNHFDIHGGGMDLKFPHHECEIAQNEACTGHTPVNYWMHANMLTLNGKKMAKSTGNNILPGEILTGDNQFLSKAFSASVTRFFMMQAHYRSILDFSDEAIIAAEKGYKRLMEAMESLKGISAGVDSSIDVAAWKQLCYDAMNDDFNTPILIAQLFEGVRFINLLKDGKETLNTVDLKLFTTTMQAFVFDVLGLEEEKNNGNTDKLEGVVNMLIGMRKQARDNKDFAMSDLIRDQLIALGIQLKDGKEGTTFSIQ, encoded by the coding sequence ATGCCTTTATACAAGACCCAAAGCTTAAAAATATACAATTCTCTTTCGGGAGAAAAAGAAACATTTACACCAATCAATGAAGGAAATGTGGGAATGTATGTGTGCGGACCTACGGTTTACAGCAATGTACATCTTGGAAATGTGAGAACTTTTATGTCTTTTGACGTAATCTTTAGATATTTATTGCACTTGGATTACAAAGTGCGCTATGTTCGAAACATTACTGATGTGGGACATATTGTGGACGATGTGGATGAGGGTGAAGATAAAATTGCCAAAAAAGCACGTTTAGAACAATTGGAACCTATGGAAGTGGTGCAACGCTACACTGTAGATTTCCATAATATTTTAAGTGCTTTTAACTTTTTGCCTCCAAGCATTGAACCAACTGCGACTGGGCATATTATTGAACAAATCGAAATAATAAAAACCATTATCGATAAAGGAATTGGTTACGTAGCCAATGGTTCTGTTTATTTTGATGTGGTTAAATTCAATGAAACCAATAATTACGGTATATTGAGCGGTAGAAATATCGAAGATATGCTTGCCAATACACGTGACCTTGACGGACAATCTGACAAAAGAAATCCGCAGGATTTTGCACTATGGAAAAAAGCCGAACCGCAACATATTATGCGTTGGCCTTCGCCTTGGAGTGATGGTTTCCCTGGCTGGCACTTGGAATGTACAGCCATGAGCACCAAATATCTTGGTAATCATTTTGACATTCACGGAGGCGGAATGGATTTGAAATTCCCACACCACGAATGTGAAATTGCGCAAAATGAAGCTTGTACCGGACACACACCTGTAAATTATTGGATGCATGCCAATATGCTTACTTTGAACGGTAAAAAAATGGCAAAATCTACTGGGAACAATATTTTACCGGGAGAGATTTTAACTGGAGACAATCAGTTTTTAAGCAAAGCTTTTTCAGCATCGGTTACCCGATTCTTTATGATGCAAGCTCATTACCGAAGCATCCTTGATTTCTCTGACGAAGCGATTATCGCAGCCGAAAAAGGATACAAAAGACTAATGGAAGCCATGGAATCTTTAAAAGGGATTTCTGCGGGAGTTGACAGTTCCATTGATGTTGCGGCTTGGAAACAATTGTGTTATGATGCAATGAATGATGATTTCAACACACCAATTCTTATTGCACAATTATTTGAAGGCGTTCGTTTTATTAATTTGTTAAAAGACGGAAAAGAAACTTTAAATACTGTCGATTTAAAATTGTTCACAACAACTATGCAAGCATTTGTATTTGATGTTTTGGGATTGGAAGAAGAAAAAAACAACGGTAACACAGATAAATTGGAAGGTGTTGTTAACATGCTTATCGGCATGCGAAAGCAAGCCCGCGACAATAAAGATTTTGCAATGTCTGATCTAATCCGTGATCAATTGATTGCTTTAGGCATTCAGTTAAAGGATGGGAAAGAAGGAACAACATTTAGTATTCAGTAA
- the folE gene encoding GTP cyclohydrolase I FolE: MINNEEFHDEIGNNHISTNAKNPVRKDAFAITDEEKIEKIKKDVENILLTLGMDLTDDSLKGTPNRVAKMFVKEIFGGLNPDKKPKASTFENNYKYGEMLVEKNITVYSTCEHHLLPIIGRAHVAYISSGRVIGLSKMNRIVEHYAKRPQVQERLTMQIVQELQQALGTEDVACVIDAKHLCVNSRGIKDIESSTVTSEFGGKFKDPQIKREFLDYIKLDTNF, from the coding sequence ATGATAAACAACGAAGAATTTCACGACGAAATAGGAAACAATCATATTAGTACCAATGCTAAAAACCCTGTAAGAAAAGATGCTTTTGCCATTACAGACGAAGAAAAGATTGAAAAAATAAAAAAAGACGTCGAAAACATTCTATTGACTTTAGGAATGGATTTGACTGACGACAGTTTGAAAGGAACTCCAAACCGTGTTGCCAAAATGTTTGTAAAAGAAATTTTTGGCGGATTGAACCCTGACAAAAAACCAAAAGCCTCCACTTTTGAAAACAATTACAAATACGGAGAAATGTTGGTTGAAAAAAACATTACTGTTTACTCTACCTGTGAACACCACTTATTACCTATCATCGGGAGGGCTCATGTGGCTTACATTTCGAGCGGAAGAGTTATCGGGCTTTCAAAAATGAACCGTATTGTAGAGCATTACGCCAAAAGACCACAAGTACAAGAACGTCTGACCATGCAAATTGTTCAGGAACTGCAGCAAGCTCTTGGAACAGAAGATGTGGCTTGTGTGATTGATGCCAAACACCTTTGCGTGAATTCAAGAGGAATCAAGGATATCGAAAGCAGCACCGTAACTTCTGAATTTGGTGGTAAATTCAAAGACCCACAAATAAAAAGAGAGTTTTTGGACTACATCAAATTAGACACCAATTTCTAG
- the lgt gene encoding prolipoprotein diacylglyceryl transferase gives MTHALNIVWNPSEGIDLGFFVVRFYSLMFVIAFGLGWYIMKHIFERENIAIDKLDSLFVWTVLATLIGARLGHVFFYDWEYYRNNLAEIILPFRLSPKFQFTGYQGLASHGAAISIIVAMYFFSKKVLNKPILWILDRVVIPVASGAIFVRLGNFFNSEIVGKETTSSFGIRFVRDQFSPREAVNATQLSTPKEAYNAIATNPQYANLLEQVPAKHPAQLYEAFCYIFVFAILFFLYWKTDTRKKSGYLFGLFLVLLFTVRIVVESVKESQGGFESELGNVLSTGQWLSIPFIIIGLYFIIRAKKTEEI, from the coding sequence ATGACACACGCTTTAAACATTGTTTGGAATCCCTCTGAAGGTATTGATCTAGGTTTTTTTGTTGTTCGCTTTTATAGCTTAATGTTTGTAATAGCTTTTGGATTAGGCTGGTACATTATGAAACATATTTTTGAAAGAGAAAATATTGCTATCGACAAACTGGATTCTTTATTTGTTTGGACCGTGTTAGCCACTTTAATTGGTGCACGTTTGGGACATGTTTTCTTTTACGACTGGGAATACTACCGCAACAATCTGGCAGAAATCATTTTACCTTTCCGTTTAAGCCCTAAATTCCAATTTACAGGTTATCAAGGATTGGCAAGTCATGGAGCAGCAATTTCAATTATTGTTGCAATGTATTTTTTTAGCAAAAAAGTGCTTAACAAACCTATTTTATGGATATTGGACAGAGTGGTTATTCCTGTTGCCAGTGGAGCTATTTTTGTGAGATTGGGAAATTTTTTCAATTCGGAAATTGTAGGTAAAGAAACTACTTCTTCGTTTGGAATCCGTTTTGTTAGAGATCAGTTTAGTCCTAGAGAAGCAGTAAATGCGACACAACTTTCTACTCCAAAAGAAGCATATAACGCCATTGCAACCAATCCACAATATGCTAACTTATTAGAACAAGTTCCAGCTAAACATCCAGCGCAATTATACGAGGCTTTTTGCTACATTTTTGTTTTCGCGATTTTATTTTTCCTGTATTGGAAAACAGATACAAGAAAGAAATCTGGCTATTTGTTTGGCTTGTTCTTAGTTCTTTTATTCACGGTTCGTATTGTAGTTGAATCTGTAAAAGAAAGCCAAGGCGGATTTGAAAGCGAATTAGGAAATGTATTATCAACCGGACAATGGCTGAGTATTCCTTTTATAATCATCGGATTGTATTTTATTATTAGAGCAAAGAAAACCGAAGAAATATAG
- a CDS encoding HIT family protein, producing the protein MPSPVSECLYCQNNDTLHQLMIKICDLEVSQLFLFKEQSYSGRCNVVYKDHAVELYELTDEQRNAFMRDVAKVAKAMAAAFNPTKINYGAYSDTLSHLHVHIVPKYKDGYGFGSVFEMNPQKTYLSDAEYAEVIEKIKANL; encoded by the coding sequence ATGCCTAGTCCTGTTTCAGAATGCCTATATTGTCAAAACAATGACACTTTACATCAATTAATGATTAAAATTTGTGATTTGGAAGTATCACAATTATTCCTTTTCAAAGAACAATCCTACTCAGGCCGTTGTAATGTAGTTTACAAAGATCACGCTGTCGAGCTATATGAGTTAACCGATGAACAACGTAACGCTTTTATGCGCGATGTGGCGAAAGTGGCAAAAGCCATGGCTGCCGCTTTTAACCCAACGAAAATTAACTACGGGGCTTACAGTGATACTTTGTCACACTTACACGTACACATTGTACCGAAATACAAAGACGGATATGGTTTTGGAAGTGTATTTGAAATGAATCCTCAAAAAACATATTTATCGGATGCCGAATATGCAGAGGTAATCGAAAAAATCAAAGCGAATTTGTAA
- the yidD gene encoding membrane protein insertion efficiency factor YidD, whose product MLNKILIYPFVLLVRFYQGAISPFTPAACRFEPTCSSYMIQALQTHGLFYGGYLGIKRILRCHPWGGKGYDPVPEKKCSHIH is encoded by the coding sequence ATGTTAAACAAAATCCTCATTTATCCATTTGTTTTGCTCGTGAGGTTTTATCAGGGTGCAATCTCCCCTTTTACTCCAGCAGCCTGTCGGTTTGAACCGACCTGCTCAAGCTATATGATTCAGGCTTTGCAAACACACGGATTATTTTATGGGGGTTATTTAGGGATAAAAAGAATTTTGAGATGTCATCCTTGGGGCGGAAAAGGTTATGATCCGGTGCCTGAAAAAAAATGCAGCCACATTCATTAA
- a CDS encoding pyridoxal phosphate-dependent aminotransferase has product MPEISIRGRRMPESPIRKLAPYADIAKKKGHKVYHLNIGQPDIKSPEIAIKAIKNIDLTIIEYGPSAGYESYRKKLAQFYTNQDVKVGYEDIMITTGGSEALLFALGSIMDPGDEVIIPEPFYANYSAFSEESSATVVPVISNIESGFTLPTIEEFEKAITSKSKAILICNPNNPTGYLYSEAEIKQLGELVKKHDLFLIADEVYREFIYDERDKHFSVMNLQGIEQNVIMIDSVSKRYSMCGARIGCMVTKNREVIAAAMKFAQARLCPPTIEQIACEAAIDTPQSYFDEVIVEYKERRDILINELNKIDGVIVKTPKASFYCIAQLPIDNADNFAQWLLEKYELNGETVMIAPAAGFYSTPGVGLNQVRIAYVLKKEDLVNAVRILKEALAVYNSLSKQQTISNTF; this is encoded by the coding sequence ATGCCTGAAATTTCAATCAGAGGTCGAAGAATGCCGGAATCGCCAATCCGAAAATTGGCTCCTTATGCAGACATAGCTAAAAAAAAAGGGCATAAGGTCTATCATTTAAACATTGGACAACCTGATATAAAAAGCCCTGAAATTGCGATCAAAGCAATAAAAAATATTGATTTAACCATTATCGAATACGGTCCTTCTGCGGGATACGAGAGTTATAGAAAAAAACTGGCCCAATTTTATACTAACCAAGATGTAAAAGTGGGTTATGAAGATATTATGATTACTACAGGTGGCTCTGAAGCACTTTTGTTTGCCCTTGGAAGTATCATGGATCCGGGAGACGAAGTTATTATTCCGGAGCCTTTTTATGCCAATTACAGTGCTTTTTCTGAAGAATCAAGTGCAACAGTAGTGCCTGTAATTTCGAACATCGAAAGCGGATTTACACTACCCACAATTGAAGAATTTGAAAAAGCGATTACATCAAAATCAAAAGCAATTTTAATTTGTAACCCAAATAACCCAACAGGATATTTATATTCAGAAGCTGAAATCAAGCAACTGGGGGAATTGGTAAAAAAACACGATTTGTTTTTGATTGCCGACGAAGTGTATCGTGAATTCATATATGACGAAAGAGACAAACACTTTTCGGTAATGAACCTTCAGGGAATCGAACAAAACGTAATCATGATTGATTCGGTTTCTAAAAGATACAGTATGTGTGGTGCACGTATTGGCTGTATGGTCACCAAAAACAGAGAAGTTATTGCTGCTGCAATGAAATTTGCGCAAGCTCGTTTATGCCCGCCTACAATTGAGCAAATTGCTTGCGAAGCCGCTATTGATACCCCTCAAAGTTATTTTGACGAAGTAATCGTTGAATACAAAGAACGAAGAGATATCTTAATCAATGAATTGAACAAAATTGATGGTGTAATTGTAAAAACTCCGAAAGCCTCTTTTTACTGTATTGCTCAATTACCAATTGATAATGCCGATAATTTTGCGCAATGGCTTTTGGAAAAATACGAATTAAACGGAGAAACCGTAATGATTGCGCCTGCTGCAGGCTTCTACTCGACTCCTGGCGTAGGATTGAATCAAGTTCGAATTGCCTATGTTTTGAAAAAAGAAGATTTAGTTAATGCAGTGCGAATTTTAAAAGAAGCTCTTGCAGTTTATAATTCTTTAAGCAAGCAACAGACAATAAGCAATACGTTTTAA
- a CDS encoding valine--tRNA ligase: MTIPAQFDAKTIENKWYAYWMKNNYFHSKPDHRTPYSIVIPPPNVTGVLHMGHMLNNTIQDVLIRRARLKGFNACWVPGTDHASIATEAKVVAKLKAEGINKNDLTREEFLKHAWEWTDKYGGTILEQLKQLGCSCDWERTKFTMDPDMSASVIRSFVDLYNKGLIYRGYRMVNWDPEAKTTLSDEEVIYEEQQGKLFFLKYKIEGSEDFLTVATTRPETIFGDTAICINPNDDRFTHLKGKKAIVPICGRVIPIIEDEYVDVEFGTGCLKVTPAHDMNDKTLGEKHNLEIVDIFNDDATLNSFGLHYQGKDRFVVRTEIAKELEANGDLVKTEIHLNKVGTSERTKAVIEPRLSDQWFLKMEELVKPAIKSVLETGDIKLHPKRFDNTYAHWLNNIRDWNISRQLWWGQQIPAYYYGDGKEDFVVAETIEEALKLAQEKTSNFSLLISDLRQDADALDTWFSSWLWPMSVFGGIMDPENEDFKYYYPTNDLVTGPDILFFWVARMIIAGYEYAGEKPFSNVYLTGLVRDKQRRKMSKSLGNSPEPLELIEKFGADGVRVGLLLSASAGNDIMFDEELCNQGKAFSNKIWNAFKLIKGWEVSDTIPQPESSKVAIEWYEAKLQQTLLEIEDNFGKYRISDALMGIYKLVWDDFCSWFLEMIKPGYQQPIDSVTFAKAIEMLENNMKLLHPFMPFLTEEIWQLIAERTPEEALIVSTWPEIKPFNAQLIADFENTIDVISGIRTIRKDKNIPFKDAIELKAINSEKMTAYFDSIVTKLGNISAFEYVSAKVDGALSFRVKSNEYFIPITGNIDVEAEITKLTEELTYIQGFLKSVQVKLSNEKFVANAKPEIIENERKKEADALSKIATIEQSLAGLK, translated from the coding sequence ATGACAATTCCCGCACAATTTGACGCTAAAACTATTGAGAACAAATGGTATGCGTATTGGATGAAAAATAATTATTTTCATTCTAAGCCCGACCATAGAACACCTTACTCTATCGTGATTCCACCGCCTAACGTAACAGGAGTGTTACACATGGGGCACATGCTTAACAATACGATTCAGGATGTGTTGATTCGAAGAGCACGTCTAAAAGGTTTCAATGCCTGCTGGGTTCCGGGAACGGATCACGCCTCTATTGCCACCGAAGCCAAGGTAGTAGCCAAATTGAAAGCGGAAGGAATCAATAAAAATGATTTGACCCGAGAAGAGTTCTTGAAACACGCTTGGGAATGGACCGACAAATATGGAGGGACAATCTTGGAACAATTGAAACAATTGGGTTGTTCCTGCGATTGGGAAAGAACCAAGTTTACAATGGATCCGGATATGTCAGCATCGGTAATTCGTTCTTTTGTGGATTTGTACAACAAAGGTTTGATCTATCGTGGTTACCGAATGGTAAACTGGGACCCGGAGGCAAAAACGACTTTGTCAGACGAAGAAGTTATTTATGAAGAACAACAAGGAAAATTATTTTTCCTTAAATATAAGATCGAAGGAAGCGAAGATTTTCTGACTGTTGCTACGACACGTCCGGAAACTATTTTTGGGGATACAGCAATTTGTATCAACCCGAATGATGATCGTTTTACTCATTTGAAAGGGAAAAAAGCAATAGTTCCTATTTGTGGCCGAGTGATTCCTATTATTGAAGATGAATATGTTGATGTGGAATTTGGGACTGGTTGTTTGAAAGTGACTCCGGCTCATGATATGAACGATAAAACCCTTGGAGAGAAACATAATCTTGAAATTGTTGATATTTTCAATGATGATGCAACGCTGAACAGTTTTGGTTTGCATTATCAAGGTAAAGACCGTTTTGTTGTTCGTACCGAGATTGCAAAAGAATTAGAAGCGAATGGTGATTTGGTTAAAACCGAAATCCACCTGAATAAAGTGGGAACTTCTGAAAGAACCAAAGCGGTAATTGAGCCTCGTTTGTCTGATCAATGGTTCCTGAAAATGGAAGAATTGGTAAAACCAGCCATCAAATCGGTTTTGGAAACAGGTGACATTAAATTGCACCCAAAACGTTTCGACAACACTTATGCACATTGGTTGAATAACATCCGAGACTGGAATATTTCTCGCCAATTGTGGTGGGGACAACAAATTCCGGCTTACTATTATGGTGACGGGAAAGAAGATTTTGTAGTTGCTGAAACTATTGAAGAAGCTTTGAAATTAGCACAAGAAAAAACGTCTAACTTCTCACTTCTAATTTCTGACCTTCGTCAGGATGCCGATGCTCTTGATACTTGGTTTTCTTCTTGGTTGTGGCCAATGTCTGTTTTTGGAGGAATTATGGATCCTGAAAACGAAGATTTTAAATATTATTATCCTACCAATGATTTGGTAACCGGACCAGATATTTTGTTTTTCTGGGTTGCCAGAATGATTATTGCTGGATATGAATATGCAGGAGAAAAACCATTTTCGAACGTGTATTTGACAGGTTTGGTTCGTGATAAGCAAAGACGAAAAATGTCTAAATCTTTAGGGAATTCACCGGAACCGTTGGAATTGATTGAGAAATTCGGTGCCGATGGAGTTCGTGTAGGATTGCTTTTGAGTGCTTCTGCAGGAAACGACATTATGTTTGACGAAGAATTATGTAACCAAGGAAAAGCGTTTTCTAACAAAATCTGGAATGCGTTTAAATTGATAAAAGGGTGGGAAGTATCAGATACGATTCCGCAACCGGAATCCTCGAAAGTAGCGATTGAATGGTACGAAGCTAAATTGCAGCAAACGCTTTTGGAAATCGAGGACAACTTCGGGAAATATAGAATTTCTGATGCTTTGATGGGAATTTATAAATTGGTTTGGGACGATTTCTGTTCTTGGTTCTTGGAAATGATTAAGCCAGGTTATCAACAACCGATTGACAGCGTAACTTTTGCGAAAGCGATAGAAATGTTGGAAAATAACATGAAATTGTTACATCCATTTATGCCTTTCTTGACCGAGGAAATTTGGCAATTAATTGCTGAAAGAACTCCAGAAGAAGCATTAATTGTTTCTACTTGGCCAGAAATTAAACCGTTCAATGCACAGTTAATAGCTGATTTTGAAAATACAATTGATGTGATTTCGGGAATCAGAACGATTCGTAAAGACAAGAATATTCCGTTTAAAGATGCTATCGAATTGAAAGCAATCAATAGTGAGAAGATGACAGCGTATTTTGATTCAATAGTGACGAAATTGGGTAATATTTCTGCTTTCGAATATGTTTCTGCCAAAGTGGATGGTGCTTTGTCTTTCCGTGTAAAATCGAATGAATATTTTATTCCGATTACCGGAAATATTGATGTTGAAGCCGAAATAACAAAGTTGACTGAAGAGTTAACTTATATTCAAGGATTCTTGAAATCGGTGCAGGTGAAATTATCAAACGAAAAGTTTGTCGCCAATGCAAAACCTGAAATTATTGAAAACGAGCGCAAAAAAGAAGCCGATGCGCTTTCTAAAATTGCTACAATTGAGCAAAGTTTGGCTGGATTGAAGTAG
- a CDS encoding alpha/beta hydrolase has translation MKKNVLIFSISLVINCTSLFAQTNPELPLYPNGIEKNPISHPNPETVVDSVINPQSLSHKNRVISNISVPTYQMFPASESNNKHIGVVIFPGGGLTTNWVDKEGTDLAIWLSGQGINCMVVKYRTNRKDAKGEFIIPMDDYKGAIYQDARTGILKMKELAESLKMDKDKIGILGFSAGGWLSERIAIKSTEAKEPIDWKPAFVGLIYHGNTLSNFKRIDNVLALPPIFMAVARDDKKMPMKEIIPGLAAIVAEVNNSELHIFSKGDHGFGLAYDKGHSVLQWKDSFYNWLLDIYNK, from the coding sequence ATGAAAAAAAATGTTCTTATTTTCTCCATTTCATTAGTAATAAACTGTACTTCTCTATTTGCCCAAACCAATCCGGAATTGCCGTTGTATCCAAACGGAATTGAAAAAAATCCCATCAGCCATCCCAATCCGGAAACGGTTGTCGATTCGGTGATCAATCCGCAGTCATTGTCCCATAAAAACAGGGTTATCAGTAATATTTCTGTTCCCACTTATCAAATGTTTCCGGCTTCGGAATCGAACAACAAACATATTGGAGTAGTCATATTTCCTGGTGGAGGTCTTACCACCAATTGGGTGGACAAAGAAGGAACTGATTTGGCGATTTGGCTTTCAGGTCAGGGGATTAATTGCATGGTCGTAAAATACAGGACGAACAGAAAAGATGCAAAAGGAGAATTTATTATTCCGATGGATGATTATAAAGGAGCCATTTATCAGGACGCGAGAACGGGTATTTTGAAGATGAAGGAATTAGCGGAAAGTTTAAAAATGGACAAAGACAAAATTGGAATTTTGGGCTTTTCGGCGGGAGGTTGGCTTAGTGAACGTATCGCCATTAAATCCACCGAAGCCAAGGAACCAATAGATTGGAAACCCGCTTTTGTGGGGTTAATTTATCACGGAAATACGCTGAGCAATTTCAAAAGAATAGACAACGTTCTGGCTTTGCCACCTATTTTCATGGCCGTTGCCCGAGACGACAAAAAAATGCCCATGAAAGAGATTATACCCGGTTTGGCTGCAATAGTGGCTGAAGTTAACAATTCAGAATTACATATTTTTTCCAAAGGAGATCATGGTTTTGGTTTGGCTTATGACAAAGGCCATTCGGTTTTACAATGGAAAGACAGTTTCTACAATTGGCTTTTGGATATTTACAATAAATAA
- a CDS encoding DUF1573 domain-containing protein codes for MKNIISFIVLLFLSTIGLAQSGPKIKILQAENTVDYGKVYKSSDNGVRSFTFTNIGDAPLNINGIQSTASCTILYKPNQAIAPGKSDRIDIKYNMTPGPIRKTITLETNAVNYDEGRVPLKIKGEILSN; via the coding sequence ATGAAAAATATTATTTCATTTATCGTATTACTCTTTTTGAGCACTATTGGCTTAGCACAAAGTGGTCCAAAAATCAAAATCCTGCAGGCAGAAAACACTGTCGATTATGGGAAGGTGTACAAATCAAGCGACAATGGTGTCCGTAGTTTTACATTCACCAACATCGGTGATGCGCCCTTGAACATCAACGGAATTCAATCTACCGCAAGTTGCACCATATTGTATAAACCGAATCAAGCTATTGCTCCCGGAAAATCAGACCGAATTGATATCAAATACAACATGACTCCCGGACCGATCCGAAAAACCATTACTTTAGAAACCAACGCGGTTAACTATGATGAAGGCAGGGTACCTTTAAAAATCAAAGGGGAAATACTCTCCAACTAA
- a CDS encoding PDZ domain-containing protein, with protein sequence MKKKCVFFLLLLMIMPVFGQDGFVFDKGVEKVTVPLVLINNLVFIPIKVNGVELNFLLDTGVEETILFSLEDNPEVTFFNTEKITLRGLGSEEAIEGLKTTNNILELDGMKSYHQLIYVILDQSFNLSSQIGIPVNGIIGYQFFKDNLVRIDYASKKVIIYKNDDANRKKIEKKFKVTPITVERFKPYLMGDIFMEEKPVKAKLLVDIGNSDSVWLFQNISEKIKVPAKNFEDFLGKGFSGDVEGRRARISEFSFDNYDFKHPIVAFPDSTSIKSVRMVKDRVGSVGGEILKRFSVVFDYQNEKLYLRKNSYYDEPFSYNKSGIEIKHNGLQWVQETVKMETVPIVGAISFDSNGKNVTNDFKYKFQLKPVYEIANIRKKSPAAESGLRVGDIIVKVNKMPVYQYSLQKLNEMFKSEDDKWIYLEVERNNQLLKFTFQLHDIL encoded by the coding sequence ATGAAAAAAAAATGTGTATTTTTTCTTTTATTGTTAATGATAATGCCAGTTTTTGGCCAGGATGGTTTTGTGTTTGACAAAGGAGTCGAAAAAGTAACCGTGCCCTTAGTCTTAATCAATAATTTAGTTTTTATCCCAATAAAAGTAAATGGTGTAGAATTGAATTTTCTTTTGGATACCGGAGTTGAGGAGACTATTCTTTTTAGTTTGGAAGATAATCCTGAAGTTACATTTTTTAATACAGAAAAAATAACATTGAGAGGTTTGGGAAGTGAAGAAGCAATTGAAGGCTTGAAAACTACCAATAATATTTTGGAATTAGATGGAATGAAATCCTATCATCAGCTTATTTATGTTATTCTCGATCAGAGTTTCAATCTTTCTTCTCAAATAGGAATCCCTGTAAATGGGATAATTGGCTATCAATTTTTTAAAGATAATTTAGTTCGAATTGATTATGCATCAAAAAAAGTCATTATTTATAAAAATGATGATGCTAATCGAAAAAAAATTGAGAAAAAATTCAAAGTTACCCCAATTACAGTTGAGCGGTTTAAACCGTATTTGATGGGGGATATTTTTATGGAAGAAAAACCGGTTAAAGCGAAATTGTTAGTTGATATTGGGAATAGTGATTCGGTTTGGCTTTTTCAAAACATATCCGAAAAAATTAAAGTGCCTGCTAAAAATTTTGAAGATTTTTTAGGGAAAGGATTTAGTGGAGATGTTGAAGGCAGAAGGGCTAGGATCTCTGAATTTTCATTTGATAATTATGATTTTAAACATCCGATTGTTGCGTTTCCTGATTCCACTTCAATAAAGAGTGTTCGTATGGTAAAAGATCGAGTGGGATCTGTTGGGGGCGAAATTTTAAAACGCTTTTCGGTTGTTTTTGACTATCAAAATGAGAAGTTATATTTAAGAAAAAATTCCTATTATGACGAACCATTCAGTTATAATAAGAGTGGTATCGAAATAAAACATAATGGTTTGCAATGGGTACAGGAAACTGTGAAAATGGAAACAGTTCCAATAGTTGGGGCAATTTCATTTGATAGCAACGGAAAAAATGTTACCAATGATTTTAAATATAAATTCCAACTTAAACCGGTATATGAAATTGCCAATATTCGCAAAAAATCACCGGCAGCAGAATCAGGTTTGCGGGTAGGTGATATTATTGTTAAAGTTAATAAAATGCCCGTGTATCAATACTCGCTTCAAAAATTGAACGAAATGTTTAAGTCGGAAGATGATAAGTGGATTTATTTGGAGGTAGAAAGAAATAATCAACTATTGAAATTTACCTTTCAACTGCATGATATTTTATAA